One genomic region from Apodemus sylvaticus chromosome 1, mApoSyl1.1, whole genome shotgun sequence encodes:
- the LOC127683662 gene encoding vomeronasal type-1 receptor 4-like: MVPNDTVFQIFLIFQFCLGVIGNSLLLMLYIYSFFLRPHSKKLIDSVFMHLTIVNMSTIMFTLIKDIMLSFGVPNFLDDIGCKAVLFSFRVSRGLSICTTSVLSTFQVITITPSSSKWASWLKPRLSTWILSSLLCSWLINLLIYGYMVKMVIAKTNKTQVGYGYSDGYCQNKHFGNQNSGSFNTIIITHDLFFVAIMMWASLYMVIFLYRHRKRAQHLHSQSLSSQPSPERKATHSILSLVSCFVLIYWLNNSITLYGFYTKEKIPRLESINAIFTTCYPTICPFLLMRNNKVILQFTSSFSVLRMTCFQSSSHG, translated from the coding sequence ATGGTTCCAAATGACACCGTCTTCCAGATCTTTCTGATATTCCAGTTTTGTCTTGGTGTCATAGGGAACTCATTACtgttaatgttatatatatacagtttCTTCCTCAGGCCTCATTCCAAAAAGTTGATAGATTCAGTTTTCATGCACCTGACAATAGTTAATATGTCAACGATCATGTTCACATTGATTAAAGATATCATGTTATCCTTTGGAGTACCCAATTTTCTGGACGATATTGGTTGTAAGgcagttttgttttcattcagagTCAGCCGGGGTCTGTCCATCTGCACCACCTCTGTTCTAAGCACATTCCAAGTCATCACCATCACTCCCAGCAGTTCTAAGTGGGCCTCCTGGCTGAAGCCTCGACTCTCCACATggattctttcttccttactttGTTCCTGGCTTATTAACCTACTTATCTATGGGTATATGGTTAAAATGGTAATAGCCAAAACCAATAAAACTCAAGTTGGCTATGGATATTCAGATGGTTACTGTCAAAACAAGCACTTTGGGAACCAAAACTCAGGGTCATTTAATACCATTATTATCACTCACGATCTCTTCTTTGTGGCCATCATGATGTGGGCCAGCCTCTACATGGTGATTTTCCTCTACAGACACCGCAAGAGAGCCCAGCATCTCCACAGCCAAAGCCTTTCCTCCCAGCCATCTCCTGAGCGCAAGGCCACTCACAGCATCCTATCTCTGGTGAGCTGCTTTGTGTTAATTTATTGGTTGAACAACTCCATCACCCTTTATGGgttttatacaaaagaaaaaattccaagACTGGAGTCGATTAATGCGATTTTTACAACATGCTACCCAACCATCTGCCCTTTTTTACTCATGAGGAATAACAAAGTTATTTTGCAATTCacttcttcattttctgtacTGAGAATGACCTGTTTTCAAAGTTCATCCCATGGCTGA